Proteins encoded by one window of Clostridium perfringens:
- the nanJ gene encoding exo-alpha-sialidase NanJ, translated as MKSKKIIATLVASLVISNMGGYLVKANPNVNHKAVIIEDRQAIIETAIPQSEMTASATSEEGQDPASNAIDGNINTMWHTKWNGSDALPQSLSVNLGSSRKVSSIAITPRTSGNNGFITKYEIHAINNGVEALVAEGTWEENNLVKTVTFDSSIDAEEIKITAIQGVGGFASIAELNVYEIKGEVDEIANYGNLKITKEEERLNITGDLEKFSSLDEGTIVTRFNMNDTSIQSLIGLSDGNKANNYFSLYVSGGKVGYELRRQEGNGDFNVHHSADVTFNRGINTLALKIEKGIGAKIFLNGSLVKTVSDPNIKFLNAINLNSGFIGKTDRANGYNEYLFRGNIDFMNIYDKPVSDNYLLRKTGETKAPLEDSLLPDDVYKTQPVELFYPGYLESRGYRIPALETTKKGTVLASIDVRNNGDHDAPNNNIDVGIRRKEVNGEWEEGKVILDYPGKSAAIDTSLMSATIEENGIEKERIFLIVTHFPEGYGFPNTEGGSGYREIDGKYYFILKDAQNNEYTVREDGIVYNSEGNQTDYVMKNDKTLIQNGEEVGNALLSNSPLKAVGTAHIEMIYSDDDGKTWSEPEDLNPGLKKEWMKFFGTAPGKGIQIKNGEHKDRLIFPIYYTNQNNFQSSAVIYSDDFGETWKLGESPIDTASVSSETVSSGTQLTECQVVEMPNGQLKLFMRNTGSYTRIATSFDGGATWHDEVPEDTSLREPYCQLSVINYSGKINGKDAIIFSNPDASSRVNGSVKVGLINENGTYDNGEPRYEFDWIYNKTVKPGSFAYSCLTELPDGNLGLFYEGEGAGRMVYTEFDLNYLKFNASEDSPSASVQSIEVLDEDLAYNSGEEVSIKVNFNQLVSIIGDRKITLDIGGVDVPLNMVNYEGKSSAIFKGTIPEGINQGNYEIKLKENNTLELNTVYNKVSTFNGLDNTGINVQIGELKTTVGNSTIKVNDEVQVGSAFEAILGIEGLNGDTEVYSAEYLFEYNAEAFILNEITSFNDSLFVKSKEVEPGKVRILVASLGNEIEKDSDLVKVNLTPKISSELEVLGLTTALVGAGDGNTHDLELSSKEVKINEEASGEIVVNPVQNFEIPEINKKNVKLTWNAPITTEGLEGYVIYKDGKKLSEVPAESTEFVVSKLNRHTIYNFKVAAKYSNGELSAKESKTIRTAR; from the coding sequence ATGAAAAGTAAAAAAATTATAGCTACGCTTGTTGCAAGTTTAGTTATTTCTAATATGGGAGGATATTTAGTAAAAGCTAATCCTAATGTAAATCATAAGGCAGTTATTATAGAAGATAGACAAGCTATTATTGAAACTGCTATTCCACAATCAGAAATGACAGCTAGTGCAACTTCAGAAGAGGGCCAAGATCCAGCTTCAAATGCTATTGATGGGAATATAAATACTATGTGGCATACAAAATGGAATGGGAGTGATGCACTTCCACAGAGTTTATCAGTAAACTTAGGAAGTTCTAGAAAAGTTAGTTCTATAGCTATTACACCAAGAACAAGTGGAAACAATGGATTTATAACTAAGTATGAAATTCATGCTATTAATAATGGAGTGGAAGCTTTAGTTGCAGAGGGTACCTGGGAAGAAAATAATTTAGTTAAAACTGTAACTTTTGATTCTTCTATTGATGCAGAAGAGATAAAAATAACTGCAATTCAAGGTGTTGGTGGATTTGCTTCAATAGCAGAGTTAAATGTTTATGAAATCAAAGGCGAAGTTGATGAAATTGCCAACTATGGAAACTTAAAAATAACTAAGGAGGAAGAAAGATTAAATATAACAGGTGATTTAGAAAAATTCTCCTCACTAGATGAAGGAACTATAGTAACTAGATTTAATATGAATGATACCTCAATTCAAAGTTTAATTGGTTTAAGTGATGGAAATAAAGCAAATAACTATTTTTCACTTTATGTAAGTGGAGGAAAAGTAGGATATGAGCTTAGAAGACAAGAAGGAAATGGAGATTTTAATGTACATCACAGTGCAGATGTTACTTTCAATAGAGGAATAAATACTTTAGCTTTAAAAATAGAAAAGGGAATAGGAGCTAAGATATTTTTAAATGGTTCTCTGGTTAAAACGGTATCAGATCCAAATATTAAATTTTTAAATGCAATAAATCTTAATAGTGGATTTATTGGTAAAACTGATAGAGCAAATGGGTATAATGAGTATTTATTTAGAGGAAATATAGATTTTATGAATATTTATGATAAACCAGTAAGTGATAATTATTTGTTAAGAAAAACAGGAGAAACTAAAGCACCATTAGAAGATAGTTTATTGCCAGATGATGTTTATAAAACACAACCAGTAGAATTATTCTATCCTGGATATTTAGAATCAAGAGGATATAGAATTCCTGCTTTAGAAACAACTAAAAAAGGAACGGTTTTAGCTTCTATAGATGTTAGAAATAACGGAGATCATGATGCTCCTAATAATAACATAGATGTAGGTATAAGAAGAAAAGAAGTAAATGGAGAATGGGAAGAAGGAAAAGTAATATTAGATTATCCAGGTAAATCAGCAGCTATAGATACTTCTCTTATGTCAGCTACCATAGAAGAGAATGGAATTGAAAAAGAGAGAATATTTCTTATAGTAACTCATTTCCCAGAAGGTTATGGATTCCCTAATACAGAGGGTGGAAGTGGATATAGAGAAATTGATGGAAAATATTATTTTATATTAAAAGATGCTCAAAATAATGAATATACAGTTAGAGAAGATGGAATTGTTTACAATTCAGAAGGAAATCAAACTGATTATGTAATGAAAAATGATAAAACCCTTATTCAAAATGGAGAAGAAGTTGGAAATGCCTTACTAAGCAATTCTCCACTTAAGGCAGTTGGAACTGCTCATATTGAAATGATTTATAGTGATGATGATGGTAAGACATGGAGTGAACCAGAGGATTTAAATCCAGGGCTTAAGAAAGAATGGATGAAATTCTTTGGAACTGCACCAGGAAAGGGAATTCAAATAAAAAATGGAGAGCATAAAGATAGATTAATATTCCCAATATACTATACTAATCAAAATAATTTCCAATCAAGTGCTGTAATTTATAGTGATGACTTTGGTGAAACTTGGAAGTTGGGAGAATCTCCAATAGATACAGCTTCTGTAAGCTCTGAAACAGTTTCTTCAGGAACACAGTTGACAGAGTGCCAAGTAGTTGAAATGCCAAATGGACAACTAAAATTATTTATGAGAAATACTGGTTCATATACAAGAATTGCAACTAGTTTTGATGGAGGAGCAACATGGCATGATGAAGTTCCAGAAGATACTTCTTTAAGAGAGCCTTATTGTCAATTAAGTGTTATAAATTATAGTGGAAAAATAAATGGTAAAGATGCAATTATATTCTCAAACCCAGACGCAAGTAGTAGAGTAAATGGAAGTGTTAAGGTTGGCTTAATAAATGAGAATGGAACTTATGACAATGGAGAACCAAGATATGAATTTGATTGGATTTATAATAAGACAGTTAAGCCAGGTTCATTTGCTTATTCTTGTTTAACAGAGTTACCAGATGGAAACCTAGGATTATTTTATGAGGGTGAAGGGGCAGGCAGAATGGTATATACTGAATTTGATTTAAATTACCTTAAGTTTAATGCTTCTGAAGATTCACCATCAGCTTCAGTTCAATCAATTGAAGTTTTAGATGAAGATTTAGCTTACAATTCTGGAGAGGAAGTTTCAATAAAAGTAAACTTTAATCAATTAGTTAGTATCATAGGAGATAGAAAGATAACTTTAGATATAGGTGGAGTAGATGTACCACTAAATATGGTTAATTATGAAGGGAAGAGCTCAGCTATATTTAAAGGAACTATACCAGAAGGAATTAATCAAGGAAATTATGAAATAAAGCTTAAAGAAAATAATACTTTAGAACTTAATACTGTTTATAATAAAGTTTCAACTTTCAATGGATTAGATAATACAGGAATTAATGTACAGATTGGTGAATTAAAAACAACTGTTGGAAATTCAACCATAAAGGTTAATGATGAAGTTCAAGTTGGCTCAGCATTTGAAGCTATATTAGGAATTGAAGGATTAAATGGAGATACAGAAGTGTATTCAGCAGAATATTTATTTGAGTATAATGCAGAAGCATTTATATTAAATGAAATTACTTCATTTAATGATTCTTTATTTGTAAAGAGTAAAGAAGTTGAACCAGGAAAAGTTAGAATATTAGTAGCTTCTTTAGGGAATGAAATAGAAAAAGATTCAGATCTAGTAAAAGTTAACTTAACTCCAAAGATTTCTTCTGAATTAGAAGTTTTAGGATTAACAACAGCTTTAGTAGGAGCTGGAGATGGAAATACTCATGACTTAGAACTTTCAAGTAAGGAAGTTAAAATTAATGAAGAAGCTTCAGGAGAGATAGTAGTAAATCCAGTACAAAATTTTGAAATTCCAGAAATAAATAAGAAAAATGTTAAATTAACATGGAATGCTCCAATAACAACTGAGGGGTTAGAGGGATATGTAATATATAAAGATGGAAAGAAATTATCAGAAGTTCCAGCTGAATCTACAGAGTTTGTGGTTTCAAAATTAAATAGACATACTATTTACAATTTTAAAGTGGCAGCTAAATATTCAAATGGAGAACTTTCAGCTAAAGAAAGTAAGACTATAAGAACTGCTAGGTAA
- a CDS encoding betaine/proline/choline family ABC transporter ATP-binding protein (Members of the family are the ATP-binding subunit of ABC transporters for substrates such as betaine, L-proline or other amino acids, choline, carnitine, etc. The substrate specificity is best determined from the substrate-binding subunit, rather than this subunit, as it interacts with the permease subunit and not with substrate directly.): protein MIEIKNVSKQIGDRKILDNISLTIDKGSLVVLIGSSGCGKTTTLKLINKLITPTSGEIFINGKSLAKENPIELRRNIGYVIQNNGLFPHLTIKENIELIPRLKKGKDVEKIEQTTLDLLNMVGLDPEIYLNKYPSELSGGQQQRVGFARAFATDAEIILMDEPFSALDPITRTSLQEELFNIQEELKKTIIFVTHDMDEALKIADKICIMNGGKIAQYDTPENILRNPANDFVRDFIGSDRVWNNPDFIKAKDIMIKNPVSVKGARTILQGIEIMRSNKVDSLLIIDKENVLKGIVTFKDIKITNEKSRALSEIMSENPLRVNEDDSLVDILTVMNENSVGFIPVVNSEEKLVGLITRSSLLSILSDQFLDMEVNIFE from the coding sequence ATGATAGAAATAAAAAATGTATCTAAACAAATAGGAGACAGAAAGATACTAGATAATATTTCTTTAACTATTGATAAAGGAAGTCTAGTTGTTTTAATAGGTTCTAGTGGATGCGGTAAAACAACTACTTTAAAACTTATAAATAAGTTAATAACACCTACTTCTGGTGAAATATTTATAAATGGGAAATCTTTAGCCAAGGAAAACCCTATTGAATTAAGAAGAAATATTGGATACGTAATTCAGAATAATGGATTGTTTCCACATTTAACAATAAAGGAAAATATAGAGCTTATTCCAAGACTAAAGAAAGGCAAAGATGTTGAAAAAATAGAGCAGACGACTTTAGACCTTTTAAATATGGTTGGATTGGATCCTGAAATTTATTTAAATAAGTATCCATCAGAGCTTAGTGGAGGACAGCAACAGAGAGTAGGTTTTGCAAGAGCCTTTGCTACAGATGCTGAGATAATTTTAATGGATGAGCCCTTTAGTGCTTTAGATCCAATAACTCGTACTTCACTTCAGGAAGAGCTTTTTAATATTCAAGAGGAGCTTAAAAAAACAATTATTTTTGTTACTCATGATATGGACGAAGCTTTAAAGATAGCAGATAAAATATGCATAATGAATGGAGGAAAAATAGCTCAATATGATACTCCAGAAAATATACTTAGAAATCCAGCAAATGATTTTGTTAGAGATTTTATAGGATCAGATAGGGTTTGGAATAATCCTGACTTCATAAAAGCAAAGGATATAATGATAAAAAATCCTGTATCTGTTAAAGGTGCTAGAACCATATTACAAGGAATCGAGATAATGAGAAGTAATAAGGTTGATAGTTTATTAATTATTGATAAAGAAAATGTACTTAAAGGTATTGTTACTTTTAAAGATATAAAAATTACAAATGAAAAATCAAGAGCACTTTCAGAAATTATGAGTGAAAATCCACTAAGAGTTAATGAAGATGATAGTTTAGTTGATATTTTAACTGTAATGAATGAAAACTCAGTAGGATTTATACCTGTTGTTAATTCAGAAGAAAAATTGGTAGGGCTTATAACAAGAAGTAGTTTACTTTCAATATTAAGCGACCAATTCTTAGACATGGAGGTGAATATATTTGAATAA
- a CDS encoding TasA family protein, whose translation MKKKLLGMLLAGTLMVGAVGSYAWFSDKAEVDSGIKLTMGTLDVDVKEISDGWNIVDETSEIINKKSTKHFKNVRPGDSFQREFVIANSGTLKQKVSVKLNPEVARKVVTTIGDQAVLFDDLFNLKFELGELELPMKINENETFEFELDSLYTEAEDSDKVTSAADLKVTLEVDKDAMDNRFNHDGNKFVEIFDFLKDKSVPLVLVEAEQVNK comes from the coding sequence ATGAAGAAAAAATTATTAGGTATGTTATTAGCCGGAACATTAATGGTAGGAGCAGTTGGATCATATGCTTGGTTCTCAGATAAAGCAGAAGTTGATTCAGGAATTAAATTAACAATGGGTACTTTAGATGTTGATGTAAAAGAGATTTCTGATGGATGGAATATTGTTGATGAAACATCAGAAATAATAAATAAAAAATCAACTAAACATTTTAAAAATGTTAGACCAGGAGATAGTTTCCAAAGAGAATTTGTAATAGCTAATTCAGGTACATTAAAGCAAAAAGTATCAGTTAAATTAAATCCAGAGGTAGCTAGAAAAGTTGTTACTACAATTGGTGACCAAGCTGTTCTTTTTGATGATTTATTTAATTTAAAATTTGAATTAGGTGAGCTTGAATTACCAATGAAGATCAATGAAAATGAAACTTTTGAATTTGAGTTAGACTCACTTTATACTGAAGCTGAAGATTCTGATAAAGTTACAAGTGCTGCAGATTTAAAAGTTACTTTAGAAGTAGATAAAGATGCTATGGATAATAGATTTAACCATGATGGAAATAAGTTCGTTGAAATATTTGACTTCTTAAAAGATAAATCAGTTCCATTAGTACTTGTTGAAGCAGAACAAGTTAATAAATAA
- a CDS encoding ABC transporter permease/substrate-binding protein, whose product MNNLLQYVISQKTQILDLLVQHIYLTITAIGIAILIGVPLGILVSRVKFLRKPIIGFVNLVQAVPSMALLGLLIPILGIGSTPAIFMVVVYSLLPIVKNTYTGISGIDPVVLESAKGIGLTKNQSLFKIQLPLALPIIMSGIRISAVTAVGLMTLAAFIGAGGLGYLVFSGVQTVNNNMILAGAIPACILALIVDFIFGKIEVAVTPKGLSNDNKKKNTFVLKIISVIMIIAILFMGISSFISSRKDKVVIGSKNFTEQLILGNIYADLVQAKTDLQVEKKLNLGGTSVAFGALEKGDVDMYVDYTGTLLVNVMKENNIDNSVDYYNSIKENMNKEHGLTVMEPLGFNNTYNIAISKELADKYKINTISDLSKYSNEFVLSPTIEFQNRQDGLVGLKNYYGMDFKNVKSLDGSLRYSALSNGESQAIDAFSTDGLLKKFDLKTLEDDKKFFVNYSAVPIVNNKTLEKYPQLKEILNSLSGKINEEKMIDLNYEVDVLGKSPEEVAKAFLIREGLIEQ is encoded by the coding sequence TTGAATAATTTATTACAATATGTAATTTCACAGAAAACTCAAATATTAGATTTATTAGTTCAACATATATATTTAACAATTACGGCTATAGGAATAGCTATATTAATAGGAGTTCCTTTAGGAATTCTTGTTTCAAGGGTTAAGTTTTTAAGAAAGCCTATAATAGGCTTTGTAAACTTAGTACAAGCTGTGCCTTCTATGGCCTTACTAGGATTGCTTATTCCCATATTAGGAATAGGAAGTACACCTGCAATCTTTATGGTTGTAGTATATTCATTGCTTCCAATAGTTAAAAATACTTACACAGGAATCTCTGGAATAGACCCAGTAGTATTAGAATCTGCTAAGGGAATTGGACTTACTAAGAACCAAAGTTTATTTAAGATACAATTACCATTAGCATTGCCAATAATAATGTCTGGTATAAGAATATCAGCAGTTACAGCCGTAGGGCTTATGACTTTAGCAGCCTTTATTGGTGCCGGTGGACTTGGATACTTAGTATTCTCAGGAGTTCAAACAGTAAATAATAATATGATTTTAGCAGGAGCTATACCAGCTTGTATTTTAGCCTTAATAGTTGACTTTATTTTTGGAAAAATAGAGGTAGCTGTTACACCAAAGGGATTAAGTAATGATAACAAAAAGAAAAATACTTTTGTTCTTAAAATAATAAGTGTAATAATGATAATAGCTATTTTATTTATGGGAATTTCATCATTTATATCAAGTAGAAAAGATAAAGTGGTTATTGGATCAAAAAACTTTACTGAGCAACTTATTTTAGGAAATATTTATGCAGATTTAGTTCAGGCTAAAACAGATTTACAAGTTGAAAAAAAGTTAAATCTAGGAGGAACATCAGTTGCCTTTGGAGCACTTGAAAAAGGTGATGTTGACATGTATGTTGATTATACTGGAACATTACTTGTTAATGTTATGAAAGAAAATAATATTGATAATAGTGTAGATTATTATAATAGCATAAAAGAAAATATGAACAAGGAACATGGGTTAACAGTAATGGAACCCCTAGGTTTTAATAATACTTATAATATAGCTATATCAAAAGAATTAGCTGATAAGTATAAGATAAATACCATATCAGATTTATCAAAGTACAGTAATGAATTTGTATTATCTCCAACTATTGAGTTCCAAAATAGACAAGATGGTTTAGTTGGATTAAAGAATTACTATGGCATGGATTTCAAAAATGTTAAATCTTTAGATGGAAGTCTTAGATACTCAGCATTATCAAATGGGGAATCACAGGCTATAGATGCTTTCTCAACAGATGGACTTCTTAAAAAGTTTGATTTAAAAACTTTAGAAGATGATAAGAAATTCTTTGTAAATTATAGTGCAGTACCTATAGTTAACAATAAAACTTTAGAAAAATATCCACAATTAAAGGAGATTTTAAACTCTTTAAGTGGTAAGATTAATGAAGAAAAAATGATTGACTTAAACTATGAAGTAGATGTATTAGGTAAATCACCAGAAGAGGTTGCTAAAGCTTTCTTAATTAGAGAAGGTTTAATAGAACAATAG
- a CDS encoding heavy metal translocating P-type ATPase: MINKSIKIKGMSCAACAARIEKVLGKMDGISKANVNLATEKLNLEFDENKISFKEIEEKINKLGFSVVRNLKKESFKVSGMSCASCASRIEKVLNKLSGIYNATVNFANESLQVEYDEDEISLKEIKEKVKKLGFELKGNNKSTSFKVEGMTCSACAARIEKVTSKMDGVESSNVNFANSTLNISFDKDKVSANDIKAKVEKLGYKLLDASQEDEHEKAKENETKRMKNRLIGSAIFTIPLFIISMGHMVGLHLPNIIDPMHNPLNFALIQLLLTTVVIFICRDFFIHGFKNLFMRSPNMDSLIAIGAGAAYVYGLFAIYHIYMDDSNYAMQLYFESAGTILTLISLGKYLETLTKGKTSDAIKKLMGLAPKTATLLVDGKEKIVSIDEVKVFDLVLVKPGEKLPVDGKVVEGYTSIDESMLTGESIPAEKKVGDTVFGASINKNGRIIYEATKVGKDTVISQIVKLVEDAQGSKAPIAKLADTISGYFVPIVISLAVIASLAWYFSGESKTFALTIFISVLVIACPCALGLATPTAIMVGTGKGAENGILIKSGEALESTQNLNTVVFDKTGTITEGKPRVTDIICENISKDELLLLAASAEKGSEHPLGEAIVRDAEEKNIKLKNVLDFEAIPGKGIKCSIENKSILLGNYKLMKDKNINLKNLLETSEELASKGKTPMFIAINEKIAGIIAVADTVKETSKKAIETLQKMGLEVVMLTGDNLKTAKAIAKEVGVDRVIAEVLPQEKAEKIKTIQDEGKKVAMVGDGINDAPALAISDIGMAIGSGTDIAMESADIVLMKGDILHVVGAIQLSRQTMKNIKENLFWAFGYNTLGIPVAMGVLHIFGGPLLNPMIGAFAMSFSSVSVLLNALRLKKFKPNYK, encoded by the coding sequence ATGATAAATAAATCAATTAAAATAAAAGGTATGAGTTGTGCCGCTTGTGCTGCTAGAATCGAAAAAGTTCTAGGTAAAATGGATGGCATATCAAAAGCTAATGTTAATTTGGCAACTGAAAAATTAAATTTAGAGTTTGATGAAAATAAAATATCCTTCAAAGAAATAGAAGAAAAAATAAATAAGCTAGGTTTCTCAGTAGTTAGAAACTTAAAGAAAGAATCTTTCAAAGTTTCTGGAATGAGTTGTGCTTCCTGCGCATCTAGAATTGAGAAAGTTTTAAATAAATTATCTGGAATATATAATGCTACTGTTAACTTTGCTAATGAAAGCCTTCAAGTTGAATATGATGAAGATGAAATTTCCTTAAAAGAAATTAAAGAAAAAGTAAAGAAACTAGGCTTTGAACTAAAAGGAAATAATAAGTCTACTTCCTTTAAGGTAGAAGGAATGACTTGTTCAGCCTGTGCAGCTAGAATTGAAAAGGTAACAAGTAAAATGGATGGTGTTGAAAGTTCTAATGTTAACTTCGCAAATTCTACTCTTAATATTTCTTTCGATAAAGATAAAGTTTCTGCTAATGATATAAAAGCAAAGGTAGAAAAATTAGGATATAAACTTTTAGATGCATCTCAAGAAGATGAACATGAAAAAGCAAAAGAGAATGAAACTAAAAGAATGAAAAATAGACTTATTGGCTCAGCAATATTCACAATTCCATTATTCATAATATCAATGGGACATATGGTTGGCCTTCATTTACCTAATATAATAGATCCGATGCATAATCCCTTAAACTTTGCACTTATTCAATTACTTCTTACAACTGTGGTTATATTCATATGTAGAGATTTCTTTATACATGGTTTTAAGAATTTATTTATGAGAAGTCCTAATATGGATTCCTTAATAGCTATAGGAGCTGGTGCTGCATATGTTTATGGATTATTTGCAATATACCACATTTATATGGACGATAGTAACTATGCTATGCAGTTATATTTTGAATCTGCTGGAACAATACTTACATTAATAAGTTTAGGTAAATACTTAGAAACTTTAACTAAAGGTAAAACTTCTGATGCAATAAAAAAACTTATGGGATTAGCCCCTAAAACAGCCACTCTACTTGTAGATGGAAAAGAAAAAATTGTATCTATTGATGAAGTTAAAGTTTTTGATTTAGTACTTGTTAAGCCAGGTGAGAAATTGCCTGTAGACGGTAAAGTTGTAGAAGGATATACATCAATTGATGAAAGTATGCTAACTGGAGAAAGTATTCCTGCTGAAAAAAAAGTAGGAGATACAGTCTTTGGAGCTAGTATAAATAAAAATGGAAGAATAATTTATGAAGCTACAAAGGTTGGTAAGGATACTGTAATCTCTCAAATAGTTAAATTAGTAGAAGATGCCCAAGGATCAAAAGCTCCAATTGCCAAATTAGCTGATACTATTTCAGGTTATTTTGTACCTATAGTAATATCTTTAGCAGTAATTGCAAGTTTAGCTTGGTATTTCTCTGGTGAAAGTAAAACTTTTGCACTTACAATCTTTATATCTGTATTAGTAATTGCTTGTCCATGCGCTTTAGGTTTAGCTACCCCAACAGCTATTATGGTTGGTACAGGTAAGGGAGCTGAAAATGGAATACTTATTAAAAGTGGTGAAGCTTTAGAAAGCACACAAAACTTAAATACTGTTGTCTTCGACAAAACAGGAACTATAACTGAAGGAAAACCTAGGGTTACAGATATTATTTGTGAAAATATTTCAAAAGATGAACTCCTTTTATTAGCAGCCTCAGCAGAAAAAGGTTCAGAACATCCTCTTGGAGAAGCTATTGTTAGAGATGCTGAAGAAAAAAATATCAAACTAAAAAATGTTTTAGATTTTGAAGCAATACCTGGTAAGGGAATTAAGTGCTCTATTGAAAATAAATCAATTTTATTAGGTAACTATAAACTTATGAAAGATAAAAATATAAATCTTAAAAATTTATTAGAGACTTCTGAAGAACTAGCTTCAAAGGGAAAAACTCCTATGTTTATTGCTATTAATGAAAAAATAGCTGGTATAATCGCCGTTGCTGATACTGTTAAAGAAACAAGTAAAAAAGCTATAGAAACCCTACAAAAAATGGGACTTGAAGTAGTAATGTTAACAGGAGATAATTTAAAAACAGCTAAGGCTATTGCAAAAGAAGTAGGTGTAGATAGAGTTATCGCTGAGGTTCTTCCTCAAGAAAAGGCTGAAAAAATTAAAACCATTCAAGATGAAGGCAAAAAAGTCGCTATGGTTGGTGATGGAATAAATGATGCTCCTGCTTTAGCTATTTCTGACATTGGAATGGCTATAGGTTCAGGTACTGATATAGCTATGGAGTCTGCTGATATAGTTCTAATGAAAGGTGATATATTACATGTTGTTGGTGCTATTCAATTAAGCAGGCAAACAATGAAAAATATAAAGGAAAACTTATTCTGGGCCTTTGGATACAATACTTTAGGTATTCCAGTAGCAATGGGAGTTCTTCATATATTTGGAGGCCCATTACTTAATCCAATGATAGGTGCCTTTGCCATGAGCTTTAGTTCAGTATCAGTATTATTAAATGCCTTAAGACTAAAAAAATTCAAACCAAACTATAAATAA
- a CDS encoding DUF1294 domain-containing protein, whose product MKELFVGYLIVINLVAIILMYIDKQKAKKHQWRISEDTLIGVSIIGGGIGTLWGMHVFRHKTKHAKFTIGIPLIIAIQALLILYFIR is encoded by the coding sequence TTGAAAGAACTTTTTGTAGGTTATTTGATTGTAATAAATTTAGTGGCAATAATTCTAATGTATATAGATAAACAAAAAGCTAAAAAACATCAATGGAGAATAAGTGAAGATACCTTAATAGGCGTTTCTATAATAGGAGGAGGAATTGGAACATTATGGGGAATGCATGTCTTTCGTCATAAAACAAAACATGCAAAATTTACTATAGGTATTCCTTTAATAATAGCAATTCAAGCACTTTTAATTCTTTACTTTATTAGATAA
- a CDS encoding FMN-dependent NADH-azoreductase, whose translation MKKLLYITVNSKPEKLSSSKTIGRAFISRFVELNPEFEIEEVDLYKDFIPRLEHKHFSGRSSVVDCETASIDAKTKEEVKRIIELSEQFKNADLYVIAAPLWTLSFPAPLKEYIDCVVQNKITIKVTPEEVKGLLDDKQREMVYIQSSGGEIPWLTKGIFNKGLNYVEDIMKFLGIKKFHQLLVDGTGFSIEEKFKAEDKAVEKIDNVIKDIHFSNKG comes from the coding sequence ATGAAAAAGTTACTTTATATTACAGTAAACTCAAAGCCAGAGAAGCTTTCATCAAGTAAGACTATTGGAAGAGCTTTCATAAGTAGATTTGTGGAACTAAATCCAGAGTTTGAAATAGAGGAAGTGGACTTATACAAAGACTTTATTCCTAGATTAGAGCATAAGCATTTTTCAGGAAGAAGTTCTGTGGTGGATTGTGAGACTGCTAGTATAGATGCAAAGACAAAGGAAGAAGTAAAAAGAATAATAGAGTTAAGTGAGCAATTTAAAAATGCAGATTTATACGTAATAGCAGCCCCTTTATGGACACTATCTTTTCCAGCACCATTAAAAGAATATATAGATTGTGTTGTCCAAAACAAAATAACAATTAAAGTAACACCAGAAGAGGTTAAGGGCTTGTTAGATGATAAACAAAGAGAAATGGTGTATATACAATCTTCAGGGGGAGAAATTCCTTGGCTTACTAAAGGGATATTTAATAAAGGCTTAAATTATGTTGAAGATATAATGAAATTCTTAGGAATAAAAAAATTCCATCAATTATTAGTGGATGGAACAGGTTTTAGCATAGAAGAAAAATTTAAGGCTGAAGATAAGGCTGTTGAAAAAATAGATAATGTAATAAAAGACATACATTTTAGTAATAAAGGTTAA